The following nucleotide sequence is from Bacteroidota bacterium.
GCTGGGCATATCTGCCCGTAGTTTTTGTAATATTGAGTGGTAGATTCGTTTTTTGCTTCATTCATGGCATCGGTCATACCCACACCCCAATAATGATCCTGTCGGTTTTGGAGGTTAGCTTCTACTTCAAATTTTATCAGGTTATCGTACCAAAAGCTGTTTAATTGACCCCAGAATGAGTGATTTTGATTGAAATTGGTTACATACTCTAAAGGAAGGCTTGAATGGTTTAAGTAGTTGTTATTGCGTTTGGTTTTAAAACTAATTAACAGTGCCGTTGCTGCGCTGAATTGATGTTCTGGGGTGTATGCAGGCATAGCAGCAATACTGACGCGGGGCATTCCTGCCTGGTATTTCTCATTCCAGGTAGTTAGTTTTTCTGGCTGCTTTGTTAGCTGGGCACTAACAGGCACTAAACCAATTATAAAAACTGGTATCAGTAATGGAAGTTTTAAAAGCTGAAGATGTTTTAGAGATGAAATATTTCGAAGAATGAACATGGATGGCTTTCTTAATCCACTATTTCTTCATATTCCTTGTAGCTAAACTTGATGCGAGGGAAAAGTTCCTGGTATATTTCGCCTGACTCAAGCATTTCATCATCACCCTCCTCGAAAAACCAGATTACCTGAACCTCGCAATCGTTGGGCTTGGCATCGAGTACATTCAAAAAATCGTGCAATTGTTTGGAGACACTCGTATTGAAATACTCCAGGTTTATTTCTACAACAATTGACTTACCGTGAAATTCACCTGCCCAGGCTAAAATGGGCTTGAAGAACCTCACTGCATCTTCAGGAAGTGCTCTGCCTTCGAGTTTTATTCTCCCTTCGGTAGACATAAAAACACTGGGCAATGTAGCAGTACCTTCAATTTGCAGGTTTTCCATTTGAGAGCATGTTGGTGTTCTAGTACAAAAATATAAACTTATCGATGGAATAAAAACCTATTCATTAACAATTTCAAGCTTATTACCTTCTTATGCAGTATTTATCATGGGTTTAAAAGGTTTGGGGTTCAAAGCCGGCATTGCTTATTTGAGTAGCTTTCTTTCTTCTATTGCCTTTAGGATAATAGAGGCAATTTCGTCAATCGAAAGGGTCATGCAATTAAAGGTAATGTCAAATTGAGTATAGTCGGTGTTTTTTCCTTGGAAGTATTCTCTTAATTCCTTCCGGCTTTTGTCAATATCATGTATGGTTTTTTCAGCTTCGATGAAGGAGAGCTTGTATTTTTCAGCAACACGCAACTTACGCCAATCGAGGGGTGCTTCAAGGTTAATATGCAAAGAGCGGGGCATGTCGCGGGTAATAGCAACCCCACCCCGGCCAACAATGATCACATGGCCTTCTATTGCCATGTTCCGAATAACTTTAGCTACGGTATTGCGTATTTTTCGGTCGCTTTTATAGTATTTTTGAGTGTGCGATGTAATAATTTCCTCAATCAGACTTTTTTTCTCCGAGTCGAATATGTATTCAATTTTCACGGGATCCATTTCAAGCTCACGGGCCGCTTCATTCAGTATTTCTTTGGTTACAAAGTGCCATTCGATGTCTTTAAATCCCTTGGCCGCAAGTTTACAGTTGAGTAATTCGGAGAGTTTTTGGGAAACAGCTTTCGCAGGACAACCATAAAGCCTGGAAATAGTAATAACGGGACCCGATTCACGATAATCTTCTGAGTCATCCTGAAGTCGCTCCGACATATATTTCAGTAAATCTAATTTCATTCAAGTGGGTTTATGCCTGATTGGATTAAATATACAAATTATAAGCAATATATTCAAACTGCCATCCAAGTAATCGTCTGGTATTTTAAAGTTTCTTTTTTTTGAACCATCTTTTTGTTATCTTCAAATAAAAAAGTTTGTCATGAACAAAGCCGAATACTGGATACAACATTTACAGTTAAAACCACATCCTGAGGGGGGATTCTTTAAAGAAGTTTATCGTTCCAGCATCGAAGTAAGCAACAAGCATTTGCCTGTTGGCTATAAATCGTCAAGAAGACTTCTTACCAATATCTATTATTTGCTCCGATCGGAAGATATTTCGAGGTTACACCGGCTAAAATCCGATGAGATATGGTTTTTTCATGCTGGCAGCCCATTGAAACTAATTTATATAGATACAGAAGGGAAAAAGCATACCCATTTTCTTGGAAATAACCACGAGAAGGCCGAGCAATTCTCGTTACTAGTGCCAGGCGGTAGTGTTTTTTGTGCCGAAGTGCATGAACAAAATTCCTATACCCTGGTGAGCTGTGTTGTATCTCCCGGATTTGAGTTTGAAGATTTTGAAGTTTTTGATAAAGAGGATCTTATTCAGGCTTATCCAAAGCACATCGACCTGATCGAAAAATACTGCTGAGTTGGAAGTTGGGCTTTATAACTTTCCGGAATTCATTCCATTCTGATTTCAAAACCAGGGAGTTTCTCTGGGGATTTTCCGACAGCCGTTCGTCAGAGAATCGACCTTTTTTCTCGGCATTTACCACCATCATTTAGGTATTTAACATCATGCATCGGCATATCGTGTTGTAGTATCTTTGTTTTAGTTAAAACACTGTTATATGATAGATACCTTTAAAGTTAAAGCCGATGTGGCATCAAACAGCCTGCTGATTCAGTTGCGGGGATTTTTCATGAAATCGGAAGTGGAACTTGCATTTTACCTGGCACGAAAAGAAATCACTAAACTGAGCAAAGGCTTTAAAGTTGTGCTCGACCTGGATGGTATGCACACCGATAAAAGTTTACAACGCAACCTTCAAACTAGAGCCAGACATACCTTCGAATCACTTGGGGCTTCGAGCGTAAAATCCATTGGCGCAATTAGCCGCATGGCTGCACCAAAAATAAAGGAATTTGAATATTTCGCTTTTGAAAGTGTCGGTTTTTACCCAAATTAATCTAGGGGTATTTACCTAGCAATTGAGCAGTAATACTTATAAATTCCATCACACTGTAAGCTATCTTTGAAAAGACAAATAGAGAATCAAAACAGTAATCATGTCGAAATAATGATTAGTCTTTTGATGTAGGGTTTGGTTGGATTTAGGTAGACGACAGGGTGGCAGTTTTATATTTGTCACCCTGTTTTTTTTTGACGGTTTTTACTTATAGAGTTGTAAGTGAATTTGTTTGAATTATTGGTGTTTATGCTATTAAATTGTATTTGAGAAAGAAGTAGTTTTGGTCATAATTTATATCCGGTGGAACAAGCATAATTCTTTAATCACACAAACGGATTTAAGTCCATTATGCAAGTTTCAAATGACCTTATCTTAAAAATATTTACAGATGAAAAAGCAGAAAGTACTCATCGCCGACGATAACCCACATTTTGCCAAGGCATTGAAGTTTATGCTGCTTGATTCTTTTCAGGATCAAATCGAAGAAATCAATATTGTAAAAGACGGCAATCAATGCCTTAGCGAGCTTAATAATAAATTATACGATACCGTTTTCATGGACATCAATATGCCCTCACTCAATGGTATCGAAGCCACCCGCGAAGCGACTCAGATTTATCGTAACCTTGTTATTATTGCTGTTTCCTTTCATTCAGAAATGAAATACATTGTTCAAATGATAGAAGCTGGTGCGCGTTCATACATTATCAAAGACGAAATCAGTAAAGAAACACTGGACAAAGCTCTGGCCATCGAATATTCATTTTGATTTCTATGATGAGGCATATCACTTCCATTGAATGATGCCTCACACTTTATAAACCTTTACTTTAGATATTGGTTTTTTGTACCTTACCTGAGGGATTTGGGTTTGGTTACAAACAATTATTCTTTAGGAGACGGATTGGTGTAGATGAATTAATGATTGTTTCTAATTTTGTTAGTCCTGTCAAAACCTGGCAGGACTAATTTATTTTGTATGTACTGCAGTAATTTATACCATTTCCAGAGAAGAAGTAGCAACGAAGTTAAGGTTGGAAAGATATCCATTGGAGGAATTGCACCCCTGGTGGTTCAAACCATGACAAGCACCCCTACCAGCAACATATCCTTAACGGTAGAGCAGATTATCCGGTCGATAAAGGCGGGTGCCAAATTGGTTCGGATTACGGTACCCTCTATGAACGATGTGAATTACCTGGCCGAAATAAAAAAACAACTGCGCGCAAAGGGCTTTGACACACCCCTTGTTGCTGATGTGCATTTTAACCAGAAAATAGCATTCGAAGCTGCACGGGTGGTAGAAAAAGTACGAATCAATCCCGGAAATTTTGCCGACAGTAAAAAGTTTAATCAAGTTGATTATACCGAAGAACAATATCAAAATGAACTGGCGCGCATTCGCAGCGAATTCAATCCATTGCTTAAAATATGCCGCCAACATCAAACGGCCCTGCGCATTGGCACCAATCATGGTTCATTGTCCGACAGGATCATGAGCCGCTTTGGCGATACTCCGGAAGGAATGGCGG
It contains:
- a CDS encoding DUF1987 domain-containing protein, whose translation is MENLQIEGTATLPSVFMSTEGRIKLEGRALPEDAVRFFKPILAWAGEFHGKSIVVEINLEYFNTSVSKQLHDFLNVLDAKPNDCEVQVIWFFEEGDDEMLESGEIYQELFPRIKFSYKEYEEIVD
- a CDS encoding cytidylate kinase-like family protein, producing MKLDLLKYMSERLQDDSEDYRESGPVITISRLYGCPAKAVSQKLSELLNCKLAAKGFKDIEWHFVTKEILNEAARELEMDPVKIEYIFDSEKKSLIEEIITSHTQKYYKSDRKIRNTVAKVIRNMAIEGHVIIVGRGGVAITRDMPRSLHINLEAPLDWRKLRVAEKYKLSFIEAEKTIHDIDKSRKELREYFQGKNTDYTQFDITFNCMTLSIDEIASIILKAIEERKLLK
- a CDS encoding cupin domain-containing protein, coding for MNKAEYWIQHLQLKPHPEGGFFKEVYRSSIEVSNKHLPVGYKSSRRLLTNIYYLLRSEDISRLHRLKSDEIWFFHAGSPLKLIYIDTEGKKHTHFLGNNHEKAEQFSLLVPGGSVFCAEVHEQNSYTLVSCVVSPGFEFEDFEVFDKEDLIQAYPKHIDLIEKYC
- a CDS encoding response regulator transcription factor translates to MKKQKVLIADDNPHFAKALKFMLLDSFQDQIEEINIVKDGNQCLSELNNKLYDTVFMDINMPSLNGIEATREATQIYRNLVIIAVSFHSEMKYIVQMIEAGARSYIIKDEISKETLDKALAIEYSF